ctattgtttccacctccaccaccgccagttacacctccacttcctcatccaggtcatttataaaaatcacaaagagtaagggtcccagaacagatccctgaggcacaccactggtcactgacctccatgcagaatatgacccgtctacaacctctctttgccttctgtgggcaagctagttctggatccacaaagcaatgctcccttggatcccatgcctccatacttcctcaataagcctgacatggggtaccttatcaaatgcctcgctaaaatccatatacactacatctatggctctaccttcatcaatgtgtttagtcacatcctcaaaaaattcagtcaggcttgtaaggcacgaactgactttgacaaagccatgctgactgttcctaatatTATTatgcctctcaggaccttctccatcaacttaccaactactgaagtaagactcactggtctataatttcctgggctatccttactccctttcttgaacaaaggaacaacatccgcaaccctccaatcctccggaacctcttctgtcctcattgatgatgcaaagatcattgccagaggctcagcacaCTGCTCCCTggcttccacagtagcctggggtacatacagagtctatggaaataaataaacagtcaacactttgcaCTAGGACCCTCCTTCTTCTCATGTTTATGAGACACTAATTCAGTTCCATTCTGATTACTGTAATTGAATTGCTCCCTACTActacccttaggaggcagtagtcataatgtgatagaattcatcATGCCGCTTTGAGAGGCAGAAGCTGAGCTCAGATATATCGGTATTACAGcgcagtaaagggaattacatgagagaggagctggccaacgtTGATAGGAGGGGGACTCTAGCAGagatgacagtagagcagcaatggctggaatttctgataGTAATTTGGCTGACAAGAgaggtcaaagacagcataaaagccaaggatagggcatacaatatagcaaaaattagtgggaatttagaggattaggaaacttttaaaaaactgacagaaggcaactaaatatAACAAtgaggaaaaggtgaaatatgaaggtaagctagtgaATAATATAAAagcataccagaagtttttttttcagatatataaagagtaaaagagaggcacgaGTGGATATTTGACAGCTGGGAaattacactggagaggtagtaatggggaccaGGAAAAGGAGGGCAAAATTACTAAGTATTTTACATTAGTCCACACTGTGGAATACACTAGCAGAAATTTGAgagtcaggaggcagaagtgagtgaagttgccattactaaggagaaggtgcttgggaagaccaaaggtctgaaggtaggtaagtcacctggagcaggtggactacaccccagtgaactgaaagaggtagctgatgaTGTTGTAGTGATCATTcaggaatcactggattctggtttggttccagaggactggaaaattgcaaatgttattccactctAAGAAGAGAGGGAGGTAACAGACaggaattacaggccagttagcctggcttcagtggtttggaaggtgttggagttaattgttaaggatgtggttttggggttctTAATGCACATGGTGAAGTGGGCCAAAGTGGGCATTGCTTCCTttaggagaaatcttgcctgccaaacctgttggaattctttgaggaaataacaggcaggatagacaaaggagacttgatggatgttgtgtacttggattgtcataaggcctttgacaaggtgccacacgtgaggctgctaaaactggtaagagcccatggaattacagtaaAGATaatagcatggacagaagattggctgactatcaaaaggcaaagagtgggaataaagggatccttttctgatttgttgcccatgactagtggtgttctgcagggtcggtgttgggaccgttaTTTTTACGttttatgtcagtgatttggatgatggaattgatggctttgtggccaagtctgcaAATGATACAAGAATAGCAggggctggttttggggaagcagagaggctacaaaaggtcctggacagattaggagaatgggcaaagaagtggcagttggaatagAGTTGGGAAGTttatggtaatgcactttggtaaaaggcaTAAAGACCTAcgttattttctaaatagggagaaagttCAGCAATCAGAGAATCCttgggcaggattccctaaaggttaatttgcaggttgagtcggtggtgaggcaGGCAAATGCCATGGTGGCTTTTACTTTGAGAGgatttgaatataaaagcaaggtggtTCTGCTGAGGATttttaaagcattggtcagaccacagttggagtattgtgagcagttttgggcctcgtaTTGAAgataggatgtgctggcattggagaggatccggaAGAGGTTTATGGGAATGACTGTGGGAAAGaaggagttaatgtatgaggagcgtttgacagctctaggcctgtacccttcagagttgagaagaatgagcgggatctcattgaaacattggaAGACCCTGactgaatggatgtggagaggatgttttctacattGGGATGTCCAGGATCAGAGGATACAGCTTCAGATTACAGGGAAATCCCTTTAGAAGAGAgacgaagaggaatttctttagccagagggtggtgaatctatgaaattagttaccacaggcaactgtggaggccaagtcaatgggtatatttaaagcagaggttgatagatctttGATTTGTAAGGGGTCAGGGTTTATGGGgataagacaggagaatggggttcagagggaaaataaattggccacgatggaatggcggagcaggatcACTAGGCCAaacggcttaattctgctccaacggcaattcagcccatccattctgctctgcTGATTtacttttcctctcaaccccattccccataACCTTGAAACGTAGCAATCAAGAATTTATCCCACCTGGTCCACTTTTATCAATATCGTCATGAGAGCACGCTGACTGGCAGCTGGACATGTGAATCAAACACCGAATGAATTCCGAGTGAAATTGTCACGTACACAGATACATGCATAGAATGAAAATTTCCAACCGCATCACAGGCACGTAACATTAGACAAACACTGTTCACCAGAGAATCAGAAGCACTACACTGGGGTGGTGTGGTAGCATAGCAGTGAGCATGCCGCTGTACAGCACCGTGGCCTGGGTTCACTTCCCATCAGTGTCTTGAGCAGTTTCTGTGTTCTCCACGTGACCGTGGGGATTTCTTCCCGCTGTCCCAAGTCATACAGGCTAGTAATGGACAAGTAACTGTTAAACACATAGACTGATTGAagctacagaactgtgcaaaagttttagtcacatctatatagctagggtgcctaagacttttgcacaatactgtagcaaTGTGATGTTTCGCACTGTaatgctgccgcaaaaaaaaaaacatttcaagacatgtgagtgatgataaacctaattctgataatGGGTCTCTATCGTATGGGATAAGATATCCCATACGATGATATGtatgggaaggaaggggagagggggcagGAAGGAGGAGgattatggttgggaaaaggggaagggagtgggaaacaccagagagacattctgtaatgatcaataaaccagttgttggaatcaaatgacctcgcctggtgcctcagggctgggtgtgtctgcacccatgatacccccaccccccaccggcATTCCTTCTCTAcagcctgtcccacacccctcccacagtgctccaccaTCACCATTCCAAAGATCCTTTGCTCCAGCCAGATTTACGagcttgctctccactccaaGTTAACAAATACAGaactgcgcaaaagtcttagtAACCTGGCAGTATaacaagacttttgcacagtactgtacataaagtgatgctcaGCGATGTGTTTATTGGGGTGGTGGAGGGGGTTAATGGGTGACAGTTTTGATCGacctgatggtttgggggaagTAATTGTTTTGaccctggtggtcctggtgtggatactacttagccttctccctgatgggagtgggacagacagtccatgagcagggtgggtgggatccttcatgatattgctgtacTGTGCTATTGTCTTCATGGTAGTTAGACTGATTGTGCTGAAATACGGATTCTCTTTCAGCCGACGGGAGTGTTCAGCCGCCTGGGCGAAGTTGTCAGTCAGAAGGAGAGCAGCGATGATGACGAGGCCGGTTCTGTGCTTCAGTACGTGGGGGTCTTGAAGAGGGCTCCGACCGCGTCCGCACAGGAGAGCCCCGCGCTTCCGctcataaccaaggagagagccaAAGCCTGCGCCACCACGATCAGACGGCTGGCAGTCCCGAAAACTGGCAGTAGGACTGTGCCTGGCAAGGGTGTACAAACCACAGGTGTGGTCCCCACCACCCGCCTGCAGTCGGCGAGCCAGGCCAAGGTCAGCATCAGGCAGAGGCTGGGGAAGCCCGCCTCCATCGAGGCCGACACACAGGACAACAAAGTCAGCAGTACGAAAAGCCGCGGCAGCCCCGAGTTCACTGTGACCATCAAGAACATGGCACGGACTGCGGCCGGTACCAAAGTGACCAGCAGTACAGAGGGTCGCCTGGCTCAGATGGACTCCACGGCCGCCGTCAGCGTGTTCGAACGGCTGGGCA
The nucleotide sequence above comes from Hypanus sabinus isolate sHypSab1 chromosome 11, sHypSab1.hap1, whole genome shotgun sequence. Encoded proteins:
- the c11h19orf47 gene encoding uncharacterized protein C19orf47 homolog isoform X4 is translated as MVSVTLATSEWIQFFKDAGIPAGPAVNYAVSFVDNRIQKNMLMDLTKDIMNELGITAVGDIIAILKHAKVVYKQELAKMATESINPSPGNVQFELKRTTGSLLSRPADPGPDNSVKRRRVTAEMEGLPRTSVFDRLGAETKADTTTGSKPTGVFSRLGEVVSQKESSDDDEAGSVLQYVGVLKRAPTASAQESPALPLITKERAKACATTIRRLAVPKTGSRTVPGKGVQTTGVVPTTRLQSASQAKVSIRQRLGKPASIEADTQDNKVSSTKSRGSPEFTVTIKNMARTAAGTKVTSSTEGRLAQMDSTAAVSVFERLGKKLK